One genomic segment of Corynebacterium durum includes these proteins:
- a CDS encoding putative immunity protein, with protein sequence MTPTPDVPATSNPDPTDLTLSEEHRKELIGWAARCVARLLPIFHQHRPADQRLDEALAAVEKFQDNTFSVGQMRTLAFGCHAAARDCTNAQAKAVARACGQAIAIAHMGGHARNLARYTRQALADPSEELAWQREQLPSHLQDYVYRT encoded by the coding sequence ATGACCCCCACACCAGACGTACCAGCGACCTCAAATCCCGATCCCACCGACCTCACCCTGTCTGAAGAACACCGCAAGGAGCTAATCGGCTGGGCCGCACGCTGCGTCGCACGCCTGCTTCCGATCTTTCACCAGCACCGTCCTGCTGACCAACGCCTTGATGAAGCTCTTGCCGCCGTCGAAAAGTTCCAAGACAACACGTTTTCGGTTGGTCAGATGCGCACCCTCGCGTTCGGTTGCCACGCCGCAGCACGCGATTGCACAAACGCCCAGGCTAAAGCTGTTGCACGGGCTTGCGGTCAGGCGATTGCCATTGCGCACATGGGTGGTCACGCCCGCAATCTTGCGCGGTACACGCGCCAGGCATTGGCCGATCCGTCGGAGGAGTTGGCCTGGCAGCGCGAACAGCTTCCCTCTCACCTGCAGGACTACGTCTACCGCACTTAA
- a CDS encoding GtrA family protein, which yields MYDHVWKSERQKAVEVQFRNLLKKGINFTLVGVVGAIFDYGTRFILLHFGVPAFIARGSSYIVGSTVAYYLNSFFTFKGDRSAAEKTRATISYIVCFCTAVFVDMIVRHTMADVPQVLTISWVISQAAATILNFSIQNLWVFRAANTDGKQAEPRNTEETERTH from the coding sequence ATGTATGATCATGTCTGGAAAAGTGAGCGACAGAAAGCGGTTGAGGTGCAGTTTCGTAACTTGCTAAAAAAAGGCATCAACTTCACTCTTGTTGGTGTTGTCGGCGCGATTTTCGACTACGGGACGCGGTTCATCCTGCTGCATTTCGGTGTTCCGGCGTTTATCGCTCGCGGGTCCAGCTACATCGTGGGCAGCACCGTAGCCTACTATCTCAACAGCTTTTTCACCTTCAAGGGTGACCGTTCCGCTGCGGAGAAGACTCGGGCCACCATCTCCTACATTGTGTGCTTCTGTACCGCCGTGTTCGTGGATATGATTGTGCGACACACCATGGCCGATGTGCCGCAAGTACTGACTATCTCCTGGGTGATCTCCCAAGCTGCGGCAACAATCCTGAACTTCAGCATCCAAAACCTGTGGGTGTTCCGGGCTGCGAATACGGACGGTAAACAAGCGGAGCCTCGGAATACAGAAGAGACCGAACGTACACACTAG
- a CDS encoding MarR family winged helix-turn-helix transcriptional regulator, which produces MEKKWAEVSVFASLIDARLGKWLTTHHGVGLTEYWALMYLAESPTRELRVNDLAAKVGLNQSSVTRLLGRLEAKGLSLRDTCPHDGRGVFAVITDKGQELLDFASEAFGAEVERLLSEVSESESGECPGLDGAHIREAFMQVGKRIV; this is translated from the coding sequence ATGGAGAAGAAATGGGCCGAGGTGTCGGTATTCGCCTCGCTTATCGACGCCCGCCTGGGCAAATGGCTCACCACGCACCACGGCGTGGGCCTGACTGAATACTGGGCGCTGATGTACCTGGCGGAATCCCCGACGCGCGAACTGCGAGTCAACGACCTCGCTGCGAAAGTCGGACTCAATCAAAGCTCTGTGACCAGGCTTTTGGGGAGGTTGGAGGCAAAAGGACTGTCCCTGCGGGACACCTGCCCCCACGACGGCCGGGGCGTCTTCGCCGTGATCACCGATAAGGGACAGGAATTGCTTGATTTCGCTAGTGAGGCGTTCGGGGCAGAGGTAGAGAGGCTTTTGAGTGAGGTGTCTGAGTCTGAGTCTGGGGAATGTCCAGGGTTGGATGGCGCACATATTCGGGAGGCGTTTATGCAGGTGGGGAAGAGGATTGTGTAG
- a CDS encoding ribonuclease domain-containing protein, which yields MKKKTLAAQVIGLLCAAIAVWTGINVSNDSGDSTASSTSAASNAARLSTSSTSASPSSSRASGGSGSGKSGGSGSGGSGSAGLPSCPLNSLPTEADEVAHDILAGGPFDHPDEDGSHFGNYQRILPRKNSNFYREYTVETPGVGHRGARRIVVGGGSDTDPDVWYYTDDHYESFCEIPDAEK from the coding sequence ATGAAGAAAAAAACGCTGGCCGCGCAGGTGATCGGCCTCCTCTGCGCCGCCATCGCTGTGTGGACCGGGATCAACGTTTCCAACGATTCCGGGGACTCCACCGCTTCCTCCACGTCCGCAGCCTCGAACGCCGCGCGCTTATCGACGTCCTCCACATCAGCGTCCCCTTCCAGCTCCCGCGCTTCGGGGGGTTCTGGTTCTGGGAAGTCTGGCGGTTCTGGGAGTGGGGGTTCTGGGAGCGCCGGCCTTCCGAGTTGCCCACTTAATTCCCTGCCCACCGAAGCCGACGAGGTAGCCCACGATATCCTCGCGGGCGGCCCCTTCGATCACCCCGACGAAGACGGCAGTCATTTTGGCAACTACCAGCGCATACTCCCCCGCAAGAACAGCAACTTCTACCGCGAATACACGGTGGAAACCCCGGGCGTCGGCCACCGAGGCGCGCGTCGCATTGTGGTGGGCGGCGGCAGCGACACCGACCCGGACGTGTGGTACTACACCGACGACCACTACGAAAGCTTCTGCGAAATCCCCGATGCGGAAAAGTGA
- a CDS encoding ArsR/SmtB family transcription factor translates to MSAQPQSTEPSFVHDIDAESGIFDSATGTLKLLAEPTRLHILWLLSERERNVTELVEVTGVARTVVSQHLAKLRLGGLVQTRRVGRSVIYRVDDGHLTRLVFESLNHADHQMTGEPAHE, encoded by the coding sequence ATGAGCGCCCAGCCCCAGTCCACCGAACCATCGTTCGTCCATGATATTGATGCGGAATCTGGGATTTTCGACTCCGCCACTGGCACGCTGAAACTTCTTGCAGAGCCAACGCGCCTGCACATTCTGTGGCTGCTGTCGGAACGGGAACGCAACGTCACTGAACTGGTGGAGGTCACTGGTGTGGCGCGCACCGTGGTCAGCCAGCATTTGGCCAAGCTGCGGCTCGGTGGCCTGGTGCAGACGCGCCGGGTGGGGCGTAGCGTCATCTACCGCGTTGACGACGGCCACCTCACCCGATTGGTGTTCGAATCACTGAACCACGCCGACCATCAAATGACCGGCGAGCCGGCGCACGAGTAG
- a CDS encoding MFS transporter: protein MKRTGRETEAQMTTHTPQSHTPSTQTHTSQETKTTLLTPLKNSIYRRLFTAHVLALTATGLLNVGLGLLAFDIAGDRAGAVVSMALTIKILIYVCAGPWLSAFFARFPVKAVLVGSDIIRIAVGCSLPFITSEAQVYVAVAVLQMAAATFTPTFQALIPRIINNQNEYTSALSLSRIAYDLEQILSPVLAAMLLSFASRGQVFAVAAVGFVGSATMVAGSGSLGVDKRESVSRRVREGMVTMLRLPELRGVLALNLALAAPTALVLVNTVVLVRGQLGRSESDVAVLLGACGAGSIVMALLIPHLRLHVTLFGGAGGAVAGLLGLFLLIDAAPTWPVFISLWFVLGMSMSALATPMGQVIRRNVADEELGSVFAAQFSLSHACYMLTYPLAGWCGAALGLGWTSLLLALIAGFALIAAANVWPSVHVDKDV, encoded by the coding sequence ATGAAACGCACGGGCCGCGAAACCGAGGCGCAGATGACCACGCACACGCCACAATCACACACACCAAGTACCCAGACGCACACCTCGCAAGAAACAAAAACTACCCTTCTCACCCCGCTGAAAAACTCCATCTACAGGCGCCTTTTCACCGCCCACGTGTTGGCGTTGACGGCAACGGGCCTATTAAACGTTGGCCTTGGGCTTCTCGCCTTCGATATAGCGGGCGACCGCGCGGGCGCGGTGGTGTCGATGGCGCTCACGATCAAGATTCTGATTTATGTGTGTGCGGGCCCGTGGTTGTCGGCATTTTTTGCTCGCTTCCCGGTGAAGGCTGTGCTGGTGGGCAGCGACATCATTCGCATAGCGGTGGGGTGTAGTTTGCCGTTTATCACCTCGGAGGCGCAGGTGTACGTGGCGGTGGCGGTTCTGCAGATGGCTGCCGCGACGTTTACTCCCACGTTCCAGGCGCTGATTCCGCGCATCATTAATAACCAAAACGAGTACACCTCGGCCTTGTCTTTGTCGCGCATTGCTTATGATCTTGAGCAGATTTTGAGTCCCGTGTTGGCCGCGATGCTGTTGTCGTTTGCGTCCCGTGGCCAGGTATTTGCCGTTGCGGCGGTGGGCTTCGTGGGGTCGGCGACGATGGTTGCAGGCTCGGGGAGTCTGGGCGTCGATAAGCGGGAAAGTGTGTCGCGACGTGTGCGGGAAGGCATGGTGACGATGCTGCGCCTCCCAGAGCTGCGTGGGGTGCTGGCGTTGAATCTTGCGCTGGCTGCGCCGACGGCGCTGGTGCTGGTGAACACGGTGGTGCTGGTGCGCGGGCAGCTGGGGCGTTCCGAATCTGATGTGGCGGTGCTGCTCGGTGCGTGCGGGGCTGGGTCGATTGTGATGGCGCTGCTTATTCCGCACCTGCGTTTGCATGTGACGCTGTTCGGCGGCGCGGGCGGCGCCGTTGCGGGTTTGCTGGGGCTTTTCCTGCTTATCGACGCCGCGCCCACCTGGCCCGTGTTCATCTCACTGTGGTTTGTGCTGGGGATGTCGATGTCTGCACTCGCGACCCCGATGGGACAGGTGATTCGCCGCAACGTGGCTGACGAGGAACTTGGATCAGTGTTCGCCGCGCAGTTTTCCCTCTCGCACGCGTGCTACATGCTCACATATCCGCTGGCAGGATGGTGTGGTGCGGCGCTTGGGTTGGGGTGGACGTCGTTGCTGCTGGCGCTGATCGCTGGGTTCGCCCTGATCGCGGCGGCGAATGTGTGGCCGTCGGTGCATGTAGATAAGGATGTATAG
- the rhuM gene encoding virulence protein RhuM/Fic/DOC family protein has translation MSEKETEKSIIIYRPVEGQAGIDVRVESETVWLSQRQMAALFETSRTNIVEQLGHIYAEGELEKETTCRDFRQVRQEGKRQVNRLVTHYNLDAIISVGYRVNSITITQFRIWAAKLLRERLVQKCSVNQNRLESEVGLGEVLTYYLPSLRLLRDYDDGVITQQSEGRSPLWELGHEDAQAIIARLREEFPDDTLLGVENDDGLQSVVATIYQSFAGQDLYPTLEEKAANLLYLVVKDHPLADGNKRSAAALFVEFLDRNAALYQADGTARVSNNALAAMTLMVAMSSPQEKDLMVALIQRMINTA, from the coding sequence ATGAGTGAAAAAGAGACGGAGAAGTCGATCATCATCTATCGGCCTGTTGAGGGTCAGGCAGGTATCGATGTACGTGTGGAAAGTGAGACGGTGTGGCTGAGCCAGCGGCAGATGGCAGCGTTGTTTGAGACATCTCGCACGAACATCGTTGAGCAGCTGGGGCACATCTATGCTGAGGGAGAGCTGGAAAAAGAGACAACCTGTCGGGATTTCCGACAGGTTCGTCAAGAAGGTAAGAGGCAGGTCAATCGGCTGGTCACACACTACAACCTTGACGCCATCATCTCTGTGGGCTATCGGGTCAACTCGATCACGATCACGCAGTTTCGTATCTGGGCGGCTAAACTTTTGCGGGAACGCCTGGTGCAGAAATGCAGCGTCAATCAAAACCGTCTTGAAAGTGAGGTTGGACTTGGGGAAGTGTTAACTTACTATCTCCCAAGTTTGCGGCTTCTTAGAGACTACGACGACGGAGTTATTACCCAGCAATCTGAGGGGCGATCGCCACTTTGGGAGCTTGGGCATGAGGACGCTCAGGCAATCATCGCTCGTTTGCGCGAGGAATTCCCCGACGACACACTACTCGGCGTAGAGAACGACGATGGACTGCAATCGGTAGTGGCAACGATCTATCAGAGTTTTGCTGGACAAGATTTGTACCCCACCCTGGAGGAGAAAGCTGCTAATCTGCTGTATCTTGTGGTGAAGGATCACCCACTTGCAGACGGGAATAAACGAAGCGCAGCGGCGCTTTTTGTAGAGTTTCTGGATCGTAACGCAGCGTTGTATCAAGCCGACGGCACGGCAAGGGTGTCCAACAATGCATTAGCAGCAATGACCTTGATGGTCGCCATGAGTAGTCCGCAGGAAAAGGATCTCATGGTAGCGCTGATACAACGCATGATTAACACCGCATAG
- the dnaG gene encoding DNA primase encodes MAKGRIPESDIAAIRERTPIEDIVGEYVQLKPAGVDSLKGLSPFKDEKTPSFHVRPNRGYFHCFSSGEGGDVFSFLMKMEHISFPEAVEICAEKIGYRINYEGGGPGRREEPGTRKRLVAANKAAHEFFRAQLETPGAEAARNFLTERGFSADHAHQFGCGYAPEGWDTLTKHLLRKGFSYEELNAAGLAKMGRRGPIDQFHRRLLWPIKNLAGDVIGFGARKLFDDDNMGKYMNTPDTLLYKKSKVLFGLDRAKKDIAAGHQAVVVEGYTDVMAMHAAGVTTAVAACGTAFGEEHLQLLRRLMLDDNYFRGELIYTFDGDEAGQKAAMRAFDGDQQFTGQSYVSVAPAGMDPCDLRLAHGDAAVRDLVARRVPMFEFVVRAMIADFPLDSVEGRLQALRRAVPIVADIHDQTLRNEYARQLAGWIGWADPAEVLAQVRTASRRPRTQQQPRRARRFDSAASAGGGMGAGGTGVNPDATLVLPDRRNPRLWPERESLKIALQYPDIAGSYFDGLADDCFTHPAYNAVRVAIAAAGGCDNANEGVDWISSVAGELPDLVGRSLVSELAVEDIHCELEDLPRYADSVLSRLQEVRVGNHIAQLKGQLQRMRPSDDEATYNSLFADLVALEAARRELLDRAFKG; translated from the coding sequence ATGGCCAAAGGACGCATCCCCGAAAGCGATATTGCTGCGATTCGCGAACGCACCCCGATCGAAGACATCGTGGGTGAGTATGTGCAGCTCAAGCCCGCTGGCGTGGATTCGTTGAAGGGGCTGTCCCCGTTTAAGGACGAGAAGACACCATCATTTCATGTGCGGCCCAACCGTGGCTACTTTCACTGCTTCTCCTCCGGGGAGGGCGGCGATGTGTTCAGTTTTTTGATGAAAATGGAGCATATTTCCTTCCCAGAGGCGGTGGAGATTTGCGCCGAGAAGATTGGCTACCGCATTAACTATGAAGGTGGGGGACCGGGCCGCAGGGAGGAACCCGGAACCAGGAAGCGGCTGGTTGCCGCGAATAAGGCCGCCCACGAGTTTTTCCGTGCGCAGCTGGAAACCCCGGGGGCTGAGGCTGCGCGGAACTTCCTCACCGAGCGTGGTTTTTCGGCCGATCATGCACACCAGTTCGGTTGCGGTTATGCGCCCGAGGGGTGGGACACTCTGACCAAACACCTGCTGCGTAAGGGATTCAGCTACGAGGAACTTAATGCGGCGGGGTTGGCAAAAATGGGTCGTCGCGGGCCCATCGACCAGTTTCATCGGCGTCTGCTGTGGCCCATCAAAAATCTCGCGGGTGATGTGATTGGGTTCGGCGCGCGAAAGCTTTTCGATGACGACAACATGGGCAAATACATGAACACGCCCGATACGCTGCTGTATAAAAAGTCGAAAGTGCTGTTCGGGCTGGACCGCGCCAAAAAGGACATCGCCGCTGGTCATCAGGCTGTGGTGGTGGAGGGGTACACCGACGTCATGGCCATGCATGCCGCCGGGGTGACCACCGCTGTCGCCGCCTGTGGAACCGCCTTCGGTGAGGAGCACCTGCAACTTCTGCGCAGGCTCATGCTCGACGACAACTACTTCCGCGGCGAACTCATCTACACCTTCGACGGTGACGAGGCTGGTCAGAAAGCCGCCATGCGCGCCTTTGACGGCGATCAGCAGTTCACCGGCCAGTCCTACGTGTCCGTCGCCCCCGCAGGCATGGACCCCTGCGACCTGCGTCTTGCGCATGGCGATGCCGCCGTCCGCGACCTCGTCGCTCGACGCGTGCCCATGTTCGAATTTGTTGTTCGCGCCATGATCGCCGACTTCCCCCTCGACTCCGTGGAGGGTCGCCTCCAGGCGCTGCGCCGCGCCGTGCCCATCGTCGCTGACATCCACGACCAGACCCTCCGCAACGAGTACGCCCGCCAGCTCGCCGGATGGATTGGGTGGGCCGACCCCGCCGAGGTCCTCGCCCAGGTTCGCACCGCTTCTCGACGCCCGCGTACGCAACAGCAACCACGTCGTGCCCGGCGTTTCGATAGTGCTGCTAGCGCGGGTGGCGGTATGGGCGCTGGCGGTACTGGCGTGAATCCTGATGCGACTCTTGTGCTGCCCGACCGCCGTAATCCTCGGCTCTGGCCCGAGCGCGAAAGCCTGAAAATCGCGCTACAGTACCCCGACATCGCGGGCTCCTACTTTGACGGACTCGCCGATGATTGCTTCACGCATCCCGCCTACAACGCCGTGCGTGTCGCCATCGCCGCCGCTGGAGGGTGCGACAACGCCAACGAAGGTGTCGACTGGATTAGCAGCGTGGCCGGTGAACTACCCGACCTTGTGGGGCGCTCCCTGGTCTCCGAACTAGCCGTGGAAGACATTCACTGCGAACTTGAGGATCTCCCGCGTTACGCCGACAGTGTGCTCTCTCGGCTTCAGGAAGTCCGTGTGGGCAACCACATCGCCCAGCTCAAAGGTCAACTCCAGCGCATGCGGCCCTCCGACGACGAAGCCACCTACAACTCCCTGTTTGCCGACCTCGTGGCATTGGAAGCCGCGCGCCGGGAGCTTCTTGACCGGGCGTTTAAGGGGTAA
- a CDS encoding ATP-binding protein: MDDVRRNPFRPAFGIAPRVWAGRSTIMDTYAASLHSFAGNQARTLVISGLRGIGKTALVNELEELARQQGWVTLRAHSTDKDPIATLVESTIPTVIHEQSPPAKRTITGATIAGIGAIQTTVNDDPRPTPTLNSQLRKLAGLLQPHGTGIVISIDEVQHANPDDLAIIATAYQDLIRDGIDISFIVAGLSHGVDNLLQHPGTTFIRRGVRVELQPLSFDEARDLLITTADESAVTMDPAAAANAANFAQGHPYLVQLIGSLSWAKARSAHATQIRDEHIEETKATAINSLGLQVHQPELTYLTQSETRFVEAMAEAMGENNHADIADIARILGKPVTSMSDVRSRLLRKEVIDASGRGEVRFRLPYFKEYLRLPDSSYPFKQMP, from the coding sequence ATGGACGACGTACGTAGGAACCCATTCCGCCCAGCTTTTGGCATCGCACCACGCGTATGGGCAGGCCGATCCACGATCATGGACACATACGCAGCATCGCTCCATTCCTTCGCCGGCAATCAAGCACGGACATTAGTGATCAGCGGACTTCGAGGAATTGGCAAAACCGCGCTAGTCAATGAGCTGGAAGAGCTCGCCCGCCAGCAAGGATGGGTTACTCTCCGTGCACACTCCACCGACAAAGATCCCATCGCCACGCTTGTTGAAAGTACAATCCCCACGGTCATTCATGAGCAATCTCCACCTGCAAAACGCACAATCACTGGCGCGACCATCGCAGGCATTGGCGCAATACAAACCACTGTGAATGACGATCCCCGTCCTACCCCAACGCTGAACAGCCAACTACGGAAACTCGCTGGACTACTGCAGCCACACGGGACAGGAATAGTGATCTCTATTGATGAGGTCCAACACGCCAATCCTGACGACCTAGCTATCATTGCGACGGCCTACCAGGACCTCATCAGGGACGGCATCGACATCAGCTTTATTGTGGCCGGGCTCAGTCACGGCGTCGATAATCTGCTGCAGCACCCCGGAACAACCTTCATCAGGCGTGGCGTGAGAGTCGAACTACAGCCATTAAGTTTTGACGAGGCGCGTGACCTGCTCATCACAACCGCTGATGAATCCGCCGTAACAATGGACCCGGCCGCCGCCGCTAACGCAGCCAACTTCGCCCAGGGGCATCCCTACCTTGTGCAGCTCATCGGCTCCTTATCTTGGGCAAAAGCCCGCAGCGCACACGCCACGCAGATACGTGACGAACACATTGAAGAGACGAAGGCAACAGCAATCAACTCGCTTGGCTTGCAGGTACACCAACCGGAACTCACATACTTAACCCAGTCCGAAACACGCTTTGTTGAGGCAATGGCCGAAGCCATGGGCGAAAACAACCACGCTGACATCGCCGACATTGCACGCATCCTAGGTAAGCCTGTGACGTCAATGTCGGATGTGCGCTCCAGGCTCCTCCGCAAAGAAGTCATTGACGCGTCAGGGCGCGGAGAAGTGCGGTTTCGGCTCCCCTACTTCAAGGAATACCTACGCCTGCCGGACAGCAGTTATCCGTTTAAGCAGATGCCCTGA
- a CDS encoding trypsin-like serine peptidase, translating to MKNKTLRCMLSCVGTLALFVSAVTPISTVTAPVAEAAPQTRQLITPIGYKMVNGKQDRENPLSAPDLLVDPGYSETRPNFGDQENNEDVIGTDDRYEVKDATQYPYRWVGTLTFTLESGKRVSCTGSLIGPDSVVTSGHCLSDKFTDMTFSPGQNGDSKPFGTANVTQVWMDENKRSEQDIERDWAVAKLDQPLGNKAGWFGMKSADNESLYGKSTTIIGYPVDKEKNTMWVGHGRIFSEERGLFYHDTDTYYGNSGSSVLDERGTIYGIHYGGNAQSAVSTRITHNIFNVLANITNRSAEDLAQSR from the coding sequence GTGAAAAATAAGACTCTCCGATGTATGTTGTCGTGTGTCGGCACGCTTGCGCTTTTTGTTTCTGCTGTGACCCCTATTTCAACAGTCACTGCCCCTGTCGCAGAGGCTGCACCGCAGACTCGTCAGCTCATCACCCCCATTGGTTACAAAATGGTGAATGGTAAGCAGGATCGAGAAAACCCGTTGAGCGCACCTGATTTGCTGGTTGATCCGGGTTATTCTGAGACTCGCCCGAATTTCGGTGATCAGGAAAATAATGAAGATGTCATTGGCACGGATGATCGCTATGAGGTGAAGGACGCCACTCAATACCCCTACCGGTGGGTCGGTACTCTCACGTTTACCCTGGAATCGGGGAAACGCGTGTCCTGCACTGGTTCGTTGATTGGTCCTGATTCTGTTGTCACGTCAGGGCATTGTTTGAGTGATAAGTTCACGGACATGACGTTCAGCCCAGGTCAGAACGGCGATTCTAAACCGTTCGGCACCGCCAATGTCACCCAAGTGTGGATGGATGAGAATAAGCGTTCTGAACAGGACATTGAACGCGATTGGGCTGTGGCGAAGTTGGATCAGCCTTTGGGCAATAAGGCTGGTTGGTTTGGCATGAAGTCCGCCGACAATGAATCCCTCTATGGAAAGTCAACCACGATTATCGGCTATCCGGTGGATAAAGAGAAGAACACGATGTGGGTTGGTCACGGTCGAATCTTCAGCGAGGAACGCGGCTTGTTCTACCACGACACGGACACCTACTATGGCAATTCAGGTTCGTCAGTGCTGGATGAACGGGGAACTATTTATGGCATTCACTATGGTGGCAATGCACAATCGGCGGTGTCAACGCGCATAACGCACAACATTTTCAATGTGTTGGCAAATATCACTAACCGTTCTGCAGAGGATCTGGCGCAATCGCGATAG
- a CDS encoding dihydrofolate reductase family protein gives MRNLTYYVATSLDGKIASPQGDWADFLSEGDHMNVILTEFGDAIPTHVHAQIGTSPSNTLFDTVIMGWNTYTPALDVGITSPYQHLRQIVVSHKSHDLPADLELTHDPVTTVKDLKDQPGKDIWLAGGGLLASSLLPLIDRLILKINPVVFAAGIPLFAGADYMPTQFALTELRTFSSGVVIAEYSRQN, from the coding sequence ATGCGCAATTTAACGTACTACGTAGCCACAAGCCTCGATGGGAAAATCGCCAGTCCACAGGGTGATTGGGCAGACTTCCTGAGCGAAGGCGACCACATGAACGTCATCCTCACCGAGTTTGGTGACGCAATTCCAACTCACGTACATGCCCAGATAGGGACATCACCCTCCAATACCCTCTTTGACACCGTCATCATGGGATGGAACACCTACACGCCTGCGCTTGACGTTGGCATTACGAGCCCTTATCAGCATCTTCGTCAGATTGTTGTGTCACATAAATCACATGATCTACCAGCTGATCTGGAGCTAACCCACGACCCAGTCACCACAGTTAAAGATTTAAAGGATCAACCCGGTAAAGACATCTGGTTGGCGGGTGGAGGATTGTTGGCCAGCTCCCTTCTTCCACTTATTGATCGATTGATTCTTAAAATCAATCCGGTTGTTTTTGCAGCAGGTATCCCCCTGTTCGCAGGTGCAGACTATATGCCAACACAATTCGCTTTGACAGAACTCCGCACTTTTTCATCCGGCGTAGTCATTGCCGAATACTCTCGACAGAACTAG
- a CDS encoding nitroreductase — protein sequence MDFDEVIAKRRSARDFTTEPISKDVLMDIVRQAQRTPSWANSQPWKVYIATGETLAAIKRQHAELSSNEEPGASELPVRSRSEWGTGPQHNMAALMQDIQSYMGDDLPDFALAQRRLFNAAALVYLTIPNQIIPWSLYDLGAFSQSLLFSAANKGIGSIPAYEIVKYPQVVRPIMGVPDEEALVAGIALGYPSQDRINNYISGRAAIDQILVIKE from the coding sequence ATGGACTTCGATGAGGTAATCGCAAAGCGCCGCTCAGCCAGGGATTTCACGACTGAACCTATCAGCAAAGATGTGCTCATGGATATTGTGCGACAGGCACAGCGCACGCCGTCGTGGGCAAACTCGCAACCGTGGAAGGTATACATCGCAACCGGAGAGACGCTGGCTGCCATCAAGCGTCAACATGCGGAACTGTCTAGCAATGAGGAGCCTGGAGCATCGGAACTTCCGGTGCGCAGCCGCTCGGAATGGGGAACAGGCCCGCAACATAATATGGCCGCGCTCATGCAAGACATTCAGAGCTATATGGGCGATGATCTGCCCGATTTCGCGTTGGCGCAGCGGCGTCTCTTCAATGCCGCCGCCCTGGTGTACCTGACCATCCCGAATCAGATTATTCCCTGGTCGCTGTATGATCTTGGCGCGTTTTCGCAGTCGTTGTTATTCAGCGCGGCAAACAAGGGGATTGGGTCAATTCCAGCGTATGAAATTGTCAAGTATCCGCAGGTGGTGCGGCCAATCATGGGAGTTCCTGATGAAGAAGCGCTGGTAGCGGGCATCGCCCTCGGATACCCAAGCCAGGACCGCATTAACAACTACATAAGTGGTCGCGCCGCAATTGATCAGATTCTGGTGATAAAGGAATAG